The Procambarus clarkii isolate CNS0578487 chromosome 88, FALCON_Pclarkii_2.0, whole genome shotgun sequence genomic sequence TCCTGCTGGATAATTACTAATTAATGGTAAATTACACGAAGAAGCCAGTCTGCCTTCGTAACTAGTGTCATTAAAGCCACTCCCATAATGACCAATCATTACAGCAGTTTTGCTGATTGGCTGCGCGATGATTGGAACTATAACACCAATTTATTCCCTGTTTGATGTGTCGTCTGACGTCTCCGGCAATCATGGTGGGTAGCATCCCTGGCGTCTGGAGGTGCTGTAGGAGAGGCTGCGGCGGctgctgctgtctgctgctgctgctgtccctgctgctgctgtctgctgctgctgctgtccctgctgctgctgtctctgctgctgctgtctctgctgctgctgtctctgctgctgctgctgctgtctctgCTACTGTCCCCGCTGCTGCAGTCCctgctgctgtccctgctgctgctgctgttgttgctgctgttgctgctgtctctgctgctgctgtctctgctgctgctgtctctgctactgctgctgtccccgctgctgttgttgctgtcgctgctgctgttgtcgctgctgctgccgctgctgcaaaTAATGCTCGCAATAATTATAGTGTTAGTGTGAGCGCGCGCTTGTTCGTACGCCCAAGCGCCTCATCTTTGCAGCACTCTCAATTATCAAATTATTCTCATTTGTCATGTTAATTACTCATAATCGGCGCAATTTTCCGACCATTACCGATCACGGTGGGTTTTGTGACCTCTTAATTGATGCCTCTGACTGATGACCTTGGGGTAACAATAGCTCTTATGGGGTATATTCATGACccttatggttatcttgagacgatttcggggctttagtgtccccgcggcccggtcctcgaccaggcctccacccccaggaagcagcccgtgacagctgactaacacccaggtacctattttactgctaggtaacacataCCTCATATCAAGGCACTGTAAGGCAAGGCACTATTGGGCACTGTAAGTTCAATTAGGTACACTTTCCACGAAGCACTGCCGCTCTTCTCTGTCACCTAACTCGAGGACCGACAGTGTCGCCACTTCCACTACTCCTTCGGTCCAGAGGTCTGCCCTAGTCGTCACTCCCACCAACTTTTCAACGCCGTTGTGTTGAACTTGGGGTGACATTGGTATATTTTATCGGCAAATGTTTACAAGTAACACAACGCATACAAAACATTTCTCGACTCTCTCATCGACTTCAGGAAATGTCGACATTTTTTGTTTTTTCGTTAACTCATGAAACACGGGTAATAAACATTGTGTTTCAGCCATTTAGGTTTGTGGAGAGTGACATCTCTCATTACCCGGTGTTGCCAggcgtggtggccagtgttgaacaTAAATCTAGATACCGTGGGCGACTTGTGGGAAATGATGGCAACTTTTGGCACTTGAGAGGAGCCCCTAGCACACAACATTGAGCTCAAACATTCAACATTTTCATTGACACTAAGACATGGCGTACTAATACAGTTTCACCAAGTTTCTTGACAAGacgaaacattatatatatatatatatatatatatatatatatatatatatatatatatatatatatatatatatgtcgtacctagtagccagaacgcacttctcagcctactatgcaaggcccaatttgactaataagccaagttttcaggaattaattgtttttcgactacctaacctacctaacctaacctaacctaacctaactttttcggctacctaacctaacctaacctataaagataggttaggttaggttaggtagggttggttaggtttggtcatatatctacgttaatttaaactccaataaacaaaaattgacctcatacatgatgaaatgggtagatttatcatttcataagaaaaaaattagagaaaatatattaattcaggaaaacttggcttattaggcaaatcgggcattgcatagtaggctgacaagtgcgttctggctattaggtacgacatatatatatatatatatatatatatatatatatatatatatatatatatatatatatatatatatatatatatatatatatatgtatatatatgtatgtatgttttgtCACTCAATTCAAGCACAGAGTCTAGAGAAACATCGGAATTTTTCTGTCAGTGTGGGTAGTCGGACTCCCTCATCGCCTTTACATTTTTTCAATGAATATTAAGCTTGGGCTGGGATGGattggtggtgggggttggtaatagtggtgggtggtggtgctggtggtggtgagtggtgctggtggtggtgctgcttgtggtagagggaggggaaagggaatCTACTGTGCGCCACACTTCTCGGAAAAAAATAAGGGTGTATCTTATTACGTGTAATAATAGAACCACAGCATCACGTCGTGGAGGAGATGGCTGACGTCGTGGTGGAGATGGAAATCTCCGGTGGAAATAGCTGTGACTGCTTCAGTAGATGTGACTGCTTCAGTAGCTGTGACTGCTTCAGTAGCTGTGACTGCTTCAGTAGCTGTGACTGCTTCAGTAGATGTGACTGCTTCAGTAGATGTGACTGCTTCAGTAGATGTGACTGCTTCAGTAGTTGTGACTGCTTCAGTAGCTGTGACTGCTTCAGTAGCTGTGACTGCTTCAGTAGCTGTTACTGCTTCAGTAGCTGTGACTGCTTCAGTAGTTGTTACTGCTTCAGTAGTTGTGACTGCTTCAGTAGATGTGACTGCTTCAGTAGATGTGACTGCTTCAGTAGTTGTGACTGCTTCAGTAGCTGTGACTGCTTCAGTAGATGTGACTGCTTCAGTAGTTGTGACTGCTTTAGTAGCTGTGACTGCTTCAGTAGATGTGACTGCTTCAGTAACTGTGACTGCTTCAGTAGATGTGACTGCTTCAGTAACTGTGACTGCTTCAGTAGATGTGACTGCTTCAGTAACTGTGACTGCTTCAGTAGATGTGACTGCTTCAGTAACTGTGACTGCTTCAGTAGATGTGACTGCTTCAGTAACTGTGACTGCTTCAGTAGATGTGACTGCTTCAGTAACTGTGACTGCTTCAGTAGATGTGACTGCTTCAGTAGATGTGACTGCTTCAGTACTTGTGACTGCTTCAGTAGTTGTGACTGCTTCAGTAGATGTGACTGCTTCAGTAGATGTTACTGCTTCAGTAGATGTGACTGCTTCAGTAGCTGTGACTGCTTCAGTACTTGTGACTGCTTCAGTAGTTGTGACTGCTTCAGTAGATGTGACTGCTTCAGTAGATGTGACTGCATCAGTAGATGTGACTGCTTCAGTAGATGTGACTGCTTCAGTAGATGTGACTGCTTCAGTACTTGTGACTGCTTCAGTAGTTGTGACTGCTTCAGTAGATGTGACTGCTTCAGTAGCTGTGACTGCTTCAGTAGTTGTGACTGCTTCAGTAGTTGTGACTGCTTCAGTAGATGTGACTGCTTCAGTAGATGTTACTGCTTCAGTAGATGTGACTGCTTCAGTAGCTGTGACTGCTTCAGTAGATGTGACTGCTTCAGTAGATGTGACTGCTTCAGTAGATGTGACTGCTTCAGTAGATGTGACTGCTTCAGTAGATGTGACTGCTTCAGTAGCTGTGACTGCTTCAGTAGATGTGACTGCTTCAGTAGATGTGACTGCTTCAGTAGATGTGACTGCTTCAGTAGCTGTGACTGCTTCAGTAGATGTGACTGCTTCAGTAGCTGTGACTGCTTCAGTAGCTGTGACTGCTTCAGTAGCTGTGACTGCTTCAGTAGATGTGACTGCTTCAGTAGATGTGACTGCTTCAGTAGATGTGACTGCTTCAGTAGATGTGACTGCTTAAGTAGTTGTGACTGCTTCAGTAGATGTGACTGCTTCAGTAGCTGTGACTGCTTCAGTAGCTGTGACTGCTTCAGTAGATGTGACTGCTTCAGTAGCTGTGACTGCTTCAGTAGCTGTGACTGCTTCAGTAGCTGTGACTGCTTCAGTAGATGTGACTGCTTCAGTAGCTGTGACTGCTTCAGTAGCTGTGACTGCTTCAGTGGATGTGACTGCTTCAGTAGCTGTGACTGCTTCAGTGGATGTTACTGCTTCAGTAGTTGTGACTGCTTCAGTAGATGTGACTGCATCAGTAGATGTGACTGCTTCAGTAGATGTGACTGCTTCAGTAGCTGTGACTGCTTCAGTAGATGTGACTGCTTCAGTAACTGTGACTGCTTCAGTAGATGTGACTGCTTCAGTAGATGTGACTGCTTCAGTAGATGTGACTGCTTCAGTAGATGTGACTGCTTCAGTAGATGTGACTGCTTCAGTAGATGTGACTGCTTCAGTAGCTGTGACTGCTTCAGTAACTGTGACTGCTTCAGTAGCTGTGACTGCTTCAGTAGCTGTGACTGCTTCAGTAGCTGTGACTGCTTCAGTAACTGTGACTGCTTCAGTAGATGTGACTGCTTCAGTAGCTGTGACTGCTTCAGTAGATGTGACTGCATCAGTAGATGTGACTCCTGCGTCAGTGCTCCTGCGGTCCGCAGTTAGGGAGTGTGGCGCGGGCAACTGTGGACAGTTCAGGGTAGGGGAGTGTCGGAGCTGGCGGGTCGTATTGGAGGTAATTGTTGCTGTACTAAAAGGTATGTCAGCAAATATCGAGTCGATgccatttttttaattatttgtcTATTTAAGGGTATgatatatttttgtaatttttttcgGTAATAGAGTTttagacaccacacacaccatactccGTTTAAcatcctcgccccccccccccccatccacgcaCCCACGcacaacatcctcccccccccccccacacgcacatTACCACACACGCACATCTACACTCAAAGCAAATAGAGGTGTAATTGCCTCGTTATCCTCAGACTACAGTTTTACAAATTTGCAACTACCTCTGGTAAAGTTTTTTCAGTGGATATTTTCCAACATTATACACCACCTGGTGTACAGGGACCAACATTATACACCACCTGGTGTACAGGTACCAACATTATACACCACCTGGTGTACAGGTACCAACATTATACACCACCTGGTGTACAGGGACCAACATTATACACCACCTGGTGTACAGGGACCAACATTATA encodes the following:
- the LOC138359046 gene encoding streptococcal hemagglutinin-like, which codes for MSSEGPRTQNHSITSWRRWLTSWWRWKSPVEIAVTASVDVTASVAVTASVAVTASVAVTASVDVTASVDVTASVDVTASVVVTASVAVTASVAVTASVAVTASVAVTASVVVTASVVVTASVDVTASVDVTASVVVTASVAVTASVDVTASVVVTALVAVTASVDVTASVTVTASVDVTASVTVTASVDVTASVTVTASVDVTASVTVTASVDVTASVTVTASVDVTASVTVTASVDVTASVDVTASVLVTASVVVTASVDVTASVDVTASVDVTASVAVTASVLVTASVVVTASVDVTASVDVTASVDVTASVDVTASVDVTASVLVTASVVVTASVDVTASVAVTASVVVTASVVVTASVDVTASVDVTASVDVTASVAVTASVDVTASVDVTASVDVTASVDVTASVDVTASVAVTASVDVTASVDVTASVDVTASVAVTASVDVTASVAVTASVAVTASVAVTASVDVTASVDVTASVDVTASVDVTA